Below is a window of Sciurus carolinensis chromosome 14 unlocalized genomic scaffold, mSciCar1.2 scaffold_124_arrow_ctg1, whole genome shotgun sequence DNA.
tttataattttattttatatattaaagtaagttcaaatttgaaaatcaaagcataaaatattcaaatgggaTTACTCTTgctctttgatattttaataacatacataaataccataaaatatttgaactccaATTCACTAGTAAATGTTTCCCTTAAGTAGTCAACCACATTgcttttcaaaagtttctcaaaTTCTTCTGGTTCTGGAATAACTAGAGAATTTGCTACATTTTCAGACAACTGCTCCATTGCAAAACTGTTAAACCAgatctttcagttttgtaaatttCTGGTTCATGGTTGTGCAATTATATCTGAGGATTCTCTTTATTAATGACCATAACTTTCTCATCTGAGGGATATGTACAATTTAATAcatgatacataaaattacaaaatctataTTCTTGTGTTGGTgcctgagttttatattttattccataaaaatgaaattatcataCTCCTTTTGAACTTATGTCTGTTTTTCTTCAGAGGTATCTAAGAGTATCActgtataaaagtatattaataaataattaaagtcatcaccTCCATAGGAGTCTACTCTCATTGCAACTTCTGTTAAAAACTCTGTGAATGATCAAGTATTCAGtgtactctttatttatttattatttcaggatctgttgacattcagagatgtggccattgatttcactgaagaggagtgggaatGTCTTCAGCCagctcaacaaaacttatatagagatgtgatgtttgAGAATTACAAAAACTTGGTCTTCCTGAGTAAGCATCATttcccttcataatttttaataattttgattatttaattttcttcccttgcagaATACCTTCTGGGAGCATTTCTATAAGAATGTGCTTCAGATTTGTGCTTTCAAAGAAGTAAAAGGACTTTTTTGgtacagataaaatgttaaagacattCCTTTCCATCTTTAATCTCTCCTTTTCTTGAGAGGTTATATatctttcactttagaaaagtggtactgagagtatttcagtgatataaaatattgtggcctgACATAGCAGAAGACATAGTTGAGAGGTCCAAAGGTCAAGGAagatttcaaacttaaaaatgttgatggagaagtTATCAAGCAGAAAAGATTTCTCAGAAGCATAGGTTGATTTCTCCTGTTGTCATTGAACATGTACTGCCCTATGTTTatcaacttttcaaaatttttaaaaacttctgtttctctccagtgatgtcccagttcatttaaattaaccaacCAAACTCCCCTTTGCCACGGAGTGTCAGCATGATCTAAAAGATCATCTGTTATTTGTGGGTCTCCATGTGGAATGTGTGCATTTTTGGAGAATTATAGGTCAAAACattgtaaaaaattaatataccAATTCcatttaacattatttatatatttattcattaaaattacctTATACATGCTCTTTGTAAATACTTGTAAaggattttctgtgaaatgaaagtcaagattcacaataaatgctttttttgaTCTATAGTGATAGTTTCAATTTGTAATTATATGAAACTGTTGTAAATAACCTAACTATTGTTATACATAAGTTAtaggttaaatttttctttccctttttctttcatttcagaggGTAGGTTTCATGTTGTAGAGTAGGTTTTTCCCTTCATgtattagtgttttatttttggctattttttatgaatatatggcAATTTCTCTTATTTCAGAAGTTAGtacaatattgaaattaatatatgcatgatttttgcttctattacctaaaaattatatgatttacCTTGTTTCTATGAATAGCACacctttttaaatgagttttatattttatttatattgtttttatccTGCCTATGTATGTAGTAATGCATATTTTCCATAGTTAATGTAATAGGGATAGAATCCAAAGGTAATCTATTAATGGGTTACACACTTTCTATCTCATAAAGTTATTGAGGATGGCCTTGAGATTGTAAATTTCTGACCTCAGAATTATGCTAATAATTCTAGATTATATGCATGacctttatctatatatttatgaatttgttcttatttatgggataaagaccatagcattttaaatttagctttcaaacattttacaattgtttttatttttctttttgaaattttaattgtgatcaaaaccacaaaacagtgcTTGATCTTCCCTATATATTATGTCACGTATACTGTTCAGCAATGTTAATTCAAATTGTGATGTAATATATTCATAGAAAGTTTACATTTCAAAAGTCAATAAATCAATTCCCATGCAAATAAGCactcatttctgtcttctctcatcAATAAAGTCCTTCTCATTTTTGTTCagaaggattttttgtttgtttgttttttggtgttttatatGAGTAGAGTTCTactacatttttctttgtgatagtGACATATTTCAGTTATCACAATGTACTGAGAATTTATCCTgattatagattttgcaaaaatgtatatttttcttgaaaaatattatgtagtttCTATATTCCAAAATCCTCCATTCACTCACTTCAAGGGATAAATGTTTTGCTTCCCCATGGTAGCTCTGTTGAAAAATACCATAACAAACATTGGTGTTCAAATGTCTTAGTTGCTATATGCAATAACTTATAAAACTCAGAATTCAGTATGTTCTTCTCTCTTAATTTATGTCACTATTGACAAATGAATATTGtagtgtttaatgtttttaaatcatgaaacaactttctcccaattttttctattttgaatatttttgatatatccataaaacttcaaaattccataaaatttctagaataagttGGTTTCTGTCTGCAAAAAATAACAGAGATTTACATGGAATCTCCAGATATCTTTGAGGAGTACAAaagtcttttaatttaatctttccatTCTGGAAAATGATCATATTCAGCCCTCTTCAATCAACTGCCACATATGTGTGGATTTTTGAATATCCTTTccactttttgatttttatctttattctattatgatcagaaaataattttaatacttacaTAACTATTGGCCtttagtcttttccttttctattggttgattcaatttaatatttcatatgctattgagaacaattagtatatgagtcaagtatatttaaattattttcaaagtcttctatttttaattaccaTTTTTTTGACTTCCTTACAGCAAGCATGGATTGATTTCTCATAATATTAAagtgttgctttctatttctttatttaatttgtcaatcttaactttttattttcttgaagtttGATGTGAGTTGAAAATATATCTATTCTTATTACAGTATTCTAGGGAAAGctcttttttatcttcatataatattctactttgcctCTTTTCAAAGCttgtttgttaaatttaaaatatattttatctcaggtTATTTCTTGCTTTAAACTGTTTCCTATTTCATAATTTGACCGTGCAAACTTTCTTTTGACcacatttttatgtaatgctTTTGTAATCTTTTGCTTACATTCTAGCAAGTAGATATATAGTTCCAAGTTGattgcatatatttgtatttcttttagatttatttttttcctttaataaattttaatttgttatttttatacataaagtataaagTTATACTTAGAGTATAACTTTCCATGTTTGTGGTTGTATGCAATGTGGAGTTACTCTgctcgtgtattcatatatgaacatagaaaagttatgtctgtttCAGTCTATTGCCTTTCTTATACCCATCTCTACTTACTTCCTTTAACTCCACCTTGTTTAATCCAATTAAACTTTATTCTACACTCCCCTACATTATTTTGTTAGcctcacatatcagagagaacatacaggtttatgaattgatattttactacctctacatttaacattcaccaggcacttctaaacatctagaaagactagaGGTTTCTATTAAAAACTCAATTCGTCCATTGTGTACATTCAGTCTTGAAGGAAGTGCACacatttaacaatagttctaatttaaagatgtctttaaaatatgagcattcttGTCCTTCACCAACCCAGTCTGCTGTAATACtccaattttaagaagaaaattcttcctaaaaatttaacaaaacatacaaaattttgtttactgattctacttttgtcatacattGGCAACCTATTTAAGATCTAAAAAAGACAAATGTAGACTAGGactcatttgtcctttatatacactatataaagACAATATAAAACAGAACCCATACACATAGTAACAATAGTTACTTTTGACTCATTTTATGCACACTGCCATGGTGCTCCAGAGAAACAGCATACAATGCTTATTACTCAACAGGGATATTGGTTATTATCCCCCACAAAACAtttcatagaaatttttaaagttaatttaaaaatgttttttatttgattgcttctacttttaaaattggtgtatctaaaatgttgatatttctaaaaaaacaacattttcaaatatatatacaggaatgaggagtaaaatgcacacaccaagaaatggttaaaatatgaaaaatgtcttttaaacatAACCAGTCTTGCCCAGGATCCTCTCTTTTCAAGCTCAAAGTCTTCTTCATGTTCTCTTACCCCTGAATAAATGTGGACAATGTCACTTCTAGAGGTGGTCTAACAATCCTTTCAAAACCACTCCCATaggacatttctgactttttaaaacaaatgggtaTCTGTGTAACATTATATTCTAACTGCAACATATATCAGTAACCTCTCTAAAATTTAGAATGTGCTGATGTAGCAAAAGTATTAATAGATTGGGGGGCAAGTTGAGAGCATCTTTTTCATAATATATGCACAGGTTTTCTACAAATACCCAGTAAATCTAATTGAAGGGTGATGGGCCTATCCAATAGATCATATTGTTTGTTACCCTGCAGTTTCTCTTTTTGGTAGAACAAACCACAACTGTCCAAAGGTGTTCACTCTTCCACCTGTCATAATCCACAGCTTCACTCACCTTCTGGGATGGATAAGATTTTTTTGCTTACCTTCTCAGGACAAGGTGTCATCAAATGGAGTCTGCACATAGTGGACACAGAGTACCCTAGTCTTTGCTGATTGGACAAACTTTATGTCATCAATTTTTCCCCCTGCTAGACTCAGCATTTTTGGTTGAGTACAATTATTCTTGAAATACATGCCACCAAAACCCAATGGTGCCATTTTTTCAGTGCAAGCTTTGGCCAGGATGTACAGTATTGGGTCAGGAGATTCAACTCCCAAGGATTCCTGGGTCTGGGGTCAGAAAGGTCAATGCAACTATCAGGTCTTGCAGGCAGAGGTCCCAATCCTTCACAGCCTAGGCCAATCCATGGGAAGTCACAGCAGGAGATATGGGACTCTGCAGGACAAAGATTGAACTTTCCCTGGGTCCTGCATCTGGGGCTGGAGGGCCACAGAAGGTTCATAGGATGCTCCATTTCTTGCCACTTATTCTCTGCCAGAACTAATATGGCAGttccttcttttagatttaattttgttattcaaatttgtatttgttttataataatgcattaataatcaaatacaatttgaaaagtgAAGAACTCACTACTTCTCTTTTGtaagttttctaaatttcttattttttttctaatttgctcAATGGCTTAACATAAGATtcattgcttttcatagtggCATGCGTTGATTTTTCTcacacttccctttatatatttttattttcacttcccttttatattttacaggtttttaatttttcacaggatctcactaagactgctaagactggttttgaacttaaggTCCTCTTTACTCATCCTCCCCTATGTAGCAGTATTACAGATTTACACACAATTTCTACCTCTCTCAGACATTTTTTCTTAAGAATATCTTCACATACAGAATTTCTCCTTATTTCTATTAACAATTGTTCTCTGAATTTGACTCACCAAACTTCCTGGAATTGTTATTCAGCATTCTTTGGGTAATTAATAACTGTGACTTATCTAAtgttttattcctaattttttgtttcattacttTAACTTAGTCCtgatttcctttgtctttatgtGCTGTACTATTTTTAACTGGTttatccataaaaaaaaaaaaacagtcaacagTAGATTATACAGTTATTtgagaaaacagtatggaagacattaaataaataaataagtcaagtacagtttcaaactacatatttgaaatttcaacTAACTGTGAATCCATGGAAAAGAATTTGAAGTTTGAGACAAGTCACtgaaatttagaaacaatgtgtcccaaaaattttaaaatgactattttttagttctttggtATAGCACCCTTGGGCTTAATCCCAAGCAtcacatatgtaaaaaaaaaaaaaaaaaagtagaatgactTCATGATCCAAAAGTATCagtctaaatatatatacatggggGATTAAACCAGAATGTTGAAGACATAGACTCAGTATTGTGTTCAATGCAAAAAGCATGTCTCTCAATATTCAATTTATAAGTAAACTTATGTATCCATCAATGATTGTATGATTAGAAACATGGTATTTATATGCTATtactattttgctataaaataaagtatttgtcATTTAAAGTGATATGGGATTAATATGCAGGATTTTGCCTTatgtgaaatacagaagatacAAATGTTAGTTTCAGGAGCAGCTGATTCACATGTGAAAGAAATCCAGAGTGTAATTGTGGTCCCCAGGTACTGtgttttgtgaaatgtttttatattgttaCTCAGagtctacaaatttttatttcagtgggAAAATGTAATTAAGAGTTTTTCTGTATCACATGGTGACTGTTATGCAATATGTTCTTGATAAATACTACtggaataaatgtaatatttgtaagcaaaaactgataattatacacaataataCTTGTATTACTAATATTACATGTGTCATTTCACCTTGTATAACtacattaaaatacaattatATAATTGGTAAATATAGAAAGTTGAATTTGTCAGTAAAAATTCAGCAAATAACATAAAtatcaaaaaacattttattagtcttgatttccatgtgttggctTCATCCAAGTAATATTAACATAGGTTCTGCAAGACTCTTATTGCCTCttgaatttgttttttggtttttttttgcaaaatcttTTAAACTTGTAtatgtttttctcattaaatatttttctatatttttcttaagaTTCCCTACTCTCTTTAAACTTGTTTAATATCCATTGTTTAGCATCTAAAAGCTACCTGTTACCTCCAGATCCTCTGTGTCTTGGAAGGCAGATACCAGTTTTCACACAACCttcaaaaaagtcagaaatgtttgtgtatgttttataGTGTGTTTATTTCACTGAGAGTGATGGTAGCTtgcagatttttttcctaattgcccAATGCTATATTAGAGAGGAGGCAATACTATAGTACATAAAGGATAAATTCCTTTCCTCTACTATATCGCTATTCCTAGTAATGCACTCATCTTGGATATAGTGCTTTCTATAATAATTTGGGTATTTTTAACAGCATAattgtgtatgtacatttttatgcaACTTATGTTTCTGTAGTAATGATGGCCTTGGATTTATTAATCTGTTATACTTCTGATGTTCTCATATTGCTAACATTGCTATAATTTCCTGTTATGCATGCAAAATATAGGTATCCATGTCTGCtaagtaatttttgtaaaatttttgtttatttcagcaATGACTTGTCAGGATACCCAAGAATTTTTACCAGACCAGAGCATaagacatatatttaaaaaagtgattaatggaaaatatggaaattgtgaCCTTGACAATTTACAACAGAGGACAATATGGAAAACTTTAAGTAAGAGTGAACATCACAAATCATATTATTGGAAATCAGATCTAATTCATTggcagagaatttatactggGGAGAAGCTCTACAAATATATAGCATATGACAAGAGTTTAAAGGCAAAATcataccttatttgccatcagagtgTTCATATGGGAGAGAAActctaccaatgtaaagaatgtggcaaagcttttaatcagcaATTATGCTTTAGTGAACaacagagaattcatactggagagaaaccatacaaaagtaaagaatgtggcaaagattttaatgCTAAATCACGTCTTGttcaccaccagagaattcatactgaagGGAAGTCTTACAAATGTGTAGTATGCAACAAaggttttaatgaaaaattttacctgatttgccatcagagaattcatactggagagaagccctacaaatgtacaatATGCAACAAATCTTTCTGTAAAAAATTAAGCCTTATTTGTcatcagataattcatactggacagaagtcctatgaatgtaaagaatgtggcaaagcttttaatcacaAATCAAgtcttactcaacaccagagagttcatgctggagagaagccatacaaatgtgaagaatgtggcaaagcttttaataagaaatcaaaccttattcaccatcagataattcatactggagagaagccctatgaatgtaaagaatgtggcaaagcttttaataagaaatcaaaccttattcgccatcagataattcatactggagagaagccctatgaatgtaaagagtgtggcaaagcttttaatcagaaatcaagccttactcaacaccagcaagttcatactggagagaagccatatgtatgtaatgaatgtggcaaaacttttattGCAAAATCAATCCTTATTCaccaccagataattcatactggagagaagccctataaatgtaaAGAGTGTGGGAAAGCTTTTAACCAGAAATCAAACCTTATTCGCcaccagaggattcatactgAAGAGAGGCCCTGTGAATGacaagaatgtggcaaagcttttaataagaaatcaaaccttatttgccatcagataattcatactggagagaaaccctatgaatgtagagaatgtggcaaagcttctAATCAGAAATCaagccttactcaacaccagcgagttcatactggaaagaagccatacaaatgtaaagaatgtggcaaagcttttattgCAAAATGAAGCCTTATTCACCAccaaagaattcatactggagagaagttctatgaatgtaaagaatgtggcaaagcttttaatctgAACTCAAACCTTATTTGCCACCAGATAATTCATATGGGAAAGAAACCCTACCTacataaagaatgtggcaaaaattttaatcagaaatcacagcttactcaacaccagagaattcatactagACAGAAGCTGGTAGATTACCTGCTTTATCTAAGGtttatatggtaaagattttctctcattctgtaggtcctCTGTTCATGTTACTAATTGTTTCCCTtactaagatttttattttgaatccatcccatttattatttcttgattCTTACAAGTTTTGTTAATGaggtcagtttctaagctgacatggtgtGGATTTGGTCCAAATTTTTTATTAAGTGCAGGTCTCTGTTGTATTGCCTACATCTTTAATcacctttgagttgatttttccacaGGGTTAGAAAtagagttttgattttattttgctacatatgaatttccattttttccagcatcatttgtttaataggctatctcttttcaatgtgtttttggtgcctttgtttagtatgagataaacctatttattttggtttactcTGTGTCTTCTCTAACATTgtactacatgtctattttggtgccaataccatgtcatttttgtaaCCATTACTCTGTAGATCTCCATTGGGAgccctcctgcttcattcttcttggtaAGGATTACCTTGTCTATTCTGGATCCcttgttttccaaataaattttgtgattgcttttcatggttctgtgaagaattcatttggattttattaggaattgcattaaatctgtaacagttttggtagtattgccattttgacaatattaattctgcctatcgaagTGCATtagagatc
It encodes the following:
- the LOC124973324 gene encoding LOW QUALITY PROTEIN: zinc finger protein 260-like (The sequence of the model RefSeq protein was modified relative to this genomic sequence to represent the inferred CDS: deleted 2 bases in 1 codon; substituted 2 bases at 2 genomic stop codons), whose product is MRTVSEVITPGLNKDHAERGMGQSFQAEYSKGDSKDVWREEKLEVVHARKLLWTRDSMKLAIVYVQPINSTTYIQTHHRLQMLEVFMALSFFFNAKSYLICHQRIHTGEKPYQCKECGKAFCQISHLTQHQRTHTGEKPYQCKECGKTFRQMSHLTKHQRTHTGEKSFKCTTCNKVFSDKSYLIGHQRIHTGQKPYQCKECGKAFSKKSYLIHHQRINTGEKPYKCTACEKAFNNKSDLSQHQRTHRGEKPYKCEECGKAFYGRTCLTQHQRIHTREKPYQCKECDKAFYQISYLICHQSVHMGEKLYQCKECGKAFNQQLCFSEQQRIHTGEKPYKSKECGKDFNAKSRLVHHQRIHTEGKSYKCVVCNKGFNEKFYLICHQRIHTGEKPYKCTICNKSFCKKLSLICHQIIHTGQKSYECKECGKAFNHKSSLTQHQRVHAGEKPYKCEECGKAFNKKSNLIHHQIIHTGEKPYECKECGKAFNKKSNLIRHQIIHTGEKPYECKECGKAFNQKSSLTQHQQVHTGEKPYVCNECGKTFIAKSILIHHQIIHTGEKPYKCKECGKAFNQKSNLIRHQRIHTEERPCEXQECGKAFNKKSNLICHQIIHTGEKPYECRECGKASNQKSSLTQHQRVHTGKKPYKCKECGKAFIAKXSLIHHQRIHTGEKFYECKECGKAFNLNSNLIPPDNSYGKETLPT